The following nucleotide sequence is from Eschrichtius robustus isolate mEscRob2 chromosome 10, mEscRob2.pri, whole genome shotgun sequence.
CCACATCGGGATATCAGCTGGGCAGGAGGTCTTTGCATCTCATTTGGAAGGGGATGGACTGAGACCCATTAAATGTAAACTTTCCACATCACCCATCAGATCCACAGgagctctgcaatgagggctccTCATCCAGTGCTCCTTCCATGAGCAAATGTGGACCTCAGCCAAGTGAGCAAATTAGGAAGATTCGTGGACTCCAAGCCCCTCCCCTCTGTGCTGAGCCAGCCCGCTGTCACTTCCTGGGGCAATGCTGTCCTGCCTTCCAGGACCTATCCAAACTCACCCTCACCCCCTCCAGCTGCCCCCCTGCCGCGAAGGCCCCACCACACCCGCAATCTATCCGGGAGGCCTAATCACCAGAACAATGCACTTTGTGCTTAACTCCAAGCTGTGTGTGTGCAAAGCACAGCCCTCACCTCCAAGTTAAGTGTTAATGGGGGGTGGGGCAGACATGAAACCAACAATTAGAATGTACAGGCCAGGCTGGGGTGGCTCTGGGTGCTGCAAGGGCAGAAGGGGGCTCCTAACACACAGCAGCTGTCGCTCAAAGGAGAATACCTGCAAGGAGTGACTTTTCAGCAGGAAACTGCAGAACGAGTAGGCATGCACAGGTAGGGAGAGGAGAGCGATCCAGGCAGAGGACAGACAGGCTTCCAGGCCCCGAGGTGAAAGAATGGAGCCCCAGGAGGTGAagagaggttaaaggtgccggaGGGAGCCTGAACCTGGAGAGGTCGGCAAGGACCAGGTGGGCAGTGCCCCGGAAGTCTCTTAGTCTGTACCTCGAGGGCAATGGGAAGGCTAGGAAGGGTTTTAAGCCAGGGAGTCACATGATTGGCTTTGCTCTGgctggaagggaggaggaagccggaagcaagaggaggaggagggggcagtaATCCGGGCCAGAGTTATGGGCGGGCGGCAACAGCAGGAAAGAGGTGGACGGATATGAGGTGTTGAGGAACTACCAGGACTCAGGGACCTGATGGCACGTGGAGgagtggaggagaggagaggggtcaCCTATGTTTCCCCCAGCCTCAAGCTGGCTACTGGTGTCACTTGACCAAGACAAAAGGAATGAGTCTGGGGGCTGGGAGCATAGGTGTGGGGTTGGGGCCAGGACCGAGCTCACGCGTGCTCCAGGCCTCCCACTTTCACCCCTTCTGGTTCTTCCTTCACATACACCTAATCCATGCACCccatgcttaaaatccttcagggGAATTTGCAGTCATCTCAAAAAGtgtggggcaaaaaaaaaaaaaaaaaaaagaaaaaatcacctAGAAGTCAATCCTTGCAAATCCTTTAAATCTCCAATAAAACGTAGTGTCCGGACGTACCTTCCTTCGGCAAGTTCGGAGTAGCAGACGTTTCCTCTGGCCTGGAGGCAGGAGTCCGTCTTGGTTTCTTCGGTTTCTTTACTTGGGGTGGAAGTGAAGACTGGTGTTTGGGGGCCATGCTGGGAGAAAAGCCAAGAATCCACCCAAGGGAAGAAGCTCGTACCAGGAGCTCAGAGAACTAAGGCTGCCCCAGGTGACAGAGGTTTAAATATGCTCTGGAGCCGCCTGGAGGGGATATTTACGTGACAGTGGGACAcaccccattccccctcccccagcctcaacCTCCTACCCACCCTCCAATCAAGATCAActtcttttactttctctttgcttttctctctaaGGGCTTTCtcagcagtgggggggggggggggggggggggggtgcgggagGGAGGTGTTTTCCTTGGGCAGGGAGCAGTTCTGTGCTTTCCGGGACCCTCCTGGTCTTGACTTGAAGCACCAGTGGCCCATCCCCCAGTCCTGTCTCAaatattctctgtaggcagcactgcCCACATTGAGAACtgtactcttctttttttcctctggcctCTTAGAAGATTTAAACGTGCTCTTGTCTCACCTCagcctggaacattcttcagtCTCCCCACTCCCACCGCCTTGCCTGGCTAACTCCTTCCCAACCTCCACGTCTCAGTTTGGAGGGATAAATGAATGTTAAAATAAaggaatctgggacttccctggtggtccaggggctaagattccgcgctcccaatgcagggggcctggattcgatccctggtcagggaactagatcccacatgccgcaactaaaagatcccgcatgccgcaactaacgatgccgcgtgctgcaacgaagatcctgaaactaagacccagcacagccaaataaataaataaatattttaaaataaaataaaggaatccCAGTCAAGTATTAGAAAGCAAGAGGAAAAGCGGGTACCCTTGAGAGGACTTGGGACAGCCGTTCATTCTTCTCTCATTTCAGGTACGATTAGAAGGTTAAGAGTTTGAAGAACCTGTAGAAGGCATGTTGTCTGGGGGTCCCAAAACCCAATGCCTGTCAGGTAACAACTATGAGTAAGGCAAGCAACTGGAATTCACAACAGCTGGAGGAAGGTAGGTTGGTataaccactctggaaaacatgTGCCGGCTCTATCAAAGCAGAGCCTGGGCTGAGTTACTCTTACCCAGCAGTTCTACCCCCGCCTACATGCTCAACAGAAATGCGTACCTGTGTGCGCCAATATGTGTGATAAATGTGTACAGGAATGTCCACAGCAGTGAGATTCATACTagccaaaatctggaaacaatacaGATGTCTACCAACAGCCGAATAAATAGGTTGTGAGATATTTATACAACGGAACATGATAAAACgatgaaaacaaatgaactacAGCTATGTGCCATCATGTGAATGCAGCctacaaacataatgttgagtgaaagacaCAAGACACAAAATAGGACAGGCTGTGTGATTGCACTTAtataaattacaaaaacagacaaaactgatCTATGCTGTTAGAAGTCTGGTGTGTGGTTACCTTTGCCCTGGGGAGGGACATCATCTGAGGTGGGATTAAGGGCCTTAATCCTTTCTGGTGATGCCCAGTTTCTGGATCTGGGGTTTGCTACACCAGTGTGTTTGGTTTGTGAACCCCAAGCTGCCATATCTTTGATTCTTCTAAAGAACAGCCAGAgatatacattttgttttcaatctttttttttttttttggctgcaccaggtcttagttgcggcatgctagttgcggcaggtggacttcttagctgcggcatgcaaactcttagttgtgacatgcatgtgggatctacttccctgaccaaggattgaacccagagcccctgcattgggagcgcggagtcctacacactggaccaccagggaagtcccagagatacacatttttatatgaaatctctggatttttaaaagttagcaactagggcttccctggtggcgcagtggttaggaatccgcctgccaatgcaggggacatgggtttgagccctgggccgggaagatcccacgtgccgcggagcaactaagcccgtgcgccacaactactgagcctgcactctagaacctgcaagccacaactactgagcctgcgtgccacaacttactgaagcccgtgtgcctagagaccatgctctgcaacaagagaagccaccgcaatgagaagcccgctcactgcaactagagaaagcccgcgcgcagcaatgaagacgcaacgcagccaaaaaaaaaaagaaagttagcaactaattaaacattttaaaacacactTTGTGGACGAAGTAAAGCATGTCATCAGGCCACTTTCAGCCTATGAGCCATGAGTTTACAACCTCTGAGATAGTgcaatgattttccttttttttttctgtttgtttttttcccattaattacCCTCTTAAAATAAATCTAAGGCATAAGTCAGTGATGTCAATACTGATAAAAAGCTGGGCTCTTTCCGGAGGAAGACCGAGCACCACCAACATCTCTTACTCCCTCCCATCCCTCCGTTCTCTGACAGCTTCTGAGGGACTTTGGGCTTCTTCTAAGACATTTTGGTTTCACAGCTAGTcaagctgagacctgaaagaaGTGATTTACCTAAGGTCATAAGGAGAATAACAGTTAAAACTGGAACCCCAGTTCTGGGGTCATTTTATCACAGGGATGCACTTTCTAACCAGCCTAAGTGTCAGTGTTTACACCTGTAAAATGGATGATAATAATACATGCCTCTTTGTTTTAGGATTTTCAATTAAGGACAAAGAGTCATCTTTCTCCTGTTTTTACCAAAGAAACTGTCCAAAACAACAgcatggaaaacaaaaacaaaaactctcttTTGATGAAACTGGGAGTCAGCTAAACCCCAAAGCACAGAATAGGTGGCTGGATGGCCAAAGCAGTGGAAAAGGAACAGGATGTATGCAGGAAGAGAGGACAGATGCCCTAGCTACAGATTTCTGGGTGTATCAGCAAAGGACACTTATGGAAGCTGAGGGGCAAACCCCAAATCCCTTGCTTGTAGCAGCCGGAAGGGATTGCACTGACAGGATGCAGCACCAGCTCAGTtcctagaaacaaaggacaaggGGGTCAGTGAGGAGTAGCAAAAGCAGCTTCATGAGACCCATACAAATTCCAATTACCTTGAGATTCCCTTTTATTACCCACCAACCTGAGATCCAAAAGTTAAAAACAGCCTACCTGGGAGAAGGCACCTGAAATGGATACAGCCCCTTTGGAGGGCAGTTTAACCATCAGAGTATCTATCAAAAGTGCAAAAGTACATACACTTGACCCAGAAATTCTCCTTCCATTTTTTATCCTACAGATAAATGAGGTGGCACCTATGCAAGGCAATTCACTGCAACATCATAAAAGTGaaagattggaaacaacctaacaaCTTCTTTGGGCTTTGGGTGACCAAAGGGTATAACCTATACAGTAGAATGAGCTGCAACCATTAAATCAAATAGGGAACAAGAGCCATGGTGAAATGAAATAAGCAAGGTCCTACCAAGCAGGTAGTAGGTTACCATTTGTGTAAAAGGGAgggtagaaaaaaaatacatgttcacTTATTTGCCTGTATACTTGTAACACAGCTATTAAAGGACTCCTGTGAAGGTGATAACTCAGCCATCCCTGGGGAGGGGACTGGGTTGTGAGAAATGAAAGGACAGGGATACAGGGAGATCTTTCACTCTTCACCCTGTTgtacattttgaattttgaacctgTGTATCTattacattaaaacaaaacaaagattacCTGAGCTCTAGTACTTAGAATCACTTACATCACATAAGAACAGCACCCACTTGGTACACGTCAGCTTAAATTCAAACATGCAAGACCCcacctttcctttcctccacagCTTCCAAAACTTGAACTTCCTGGATTCCCAGAGGTGTTACCAGGCAACTGTGCAACTCTGCTCCATTCCAGAACTGGCTGCAGACAAGGTGGAGGCAAGGCAAAtggcctccctccaccccacccaaaAGTTGACAGGATCATGGCGTTCCATAACCCTGAGGCCAGGCCAATTCTGGGAACCAGAATTTTCCAAAACATCCCAAACACCCATAGCTGTATGAGAGGATTTCAATAGCATTATCCTTTTAAACGCTCCCATCAACCTTTCCAGGACAGTATTatgtccttattttacagatgagagaatcaAATCAAATGAAAAATTGACAGCCAAAGAATCTTGTCCAAAAATCAAAAGGATAGGAATAGAAGACTCAGGATTCAAACCGGTGTCTTTCTGGACTTccttggctgtccagtggttaagactgtgcttccaatgcagggggcacgggttcgatccctggtcagggaactaagatcccacattctgcgtTTCTTATCTTAAATGGGTGCCAGGGCCTGAGGGTCATTTGGTACCTCTTTCATTGCCCTCACACTGTTCTCTGGCTCCTTGGTActtattaaaaagttaataataaggaattccctggtggtccaatggttaggactcagcactttcactgtctGGGGCGGGGACtaggggaaggggaggatggggggtggggggaagggggaaggtggggggccggttcgatccctggtcagggaactaagatcctgcaagctgcgtggcacggccaaaaaacaaaaaaaaaattaataatagtctttaaaaaaagttaCACCAGTATCCCACCATCAAGACATAGGAACTACTCTTCGCCCCTTGAGGAGTGTTGATCCAACACAGACTGAGTACCAAGGAATGATTGCGATCATGGATGAAGGAGATATGAAAGGTGAGGTCTATCCATTTGGCATAGTTGGGATGGCCAACAAAGGGGATTGCCTACAGAAAGGGGAGAGCATCAAGTTCCAATTGTGTGTCCTGGGCCAAAATGCACAGACTATGGCCTACAACATCACACCCCTGCGTAGGGCCACAGTGGAGTGTGTGAAAGATCAGTTTGGCTTCATTAACTATGAAGTAGGAGATAGCAAGAAGCTCTTTTTCCATGTGAAAGAAGTTCAGGATGGCATTGAGCTACAGGCAAGAGAGGAGGTGGAATTCTCAGTGATTTTTAATCAGCACACTGGCAAGTGCAGTGCTTGCAATGTTTGGCGAGTCTGCAAAGGCCCCAAGGCTGTTGCAGCTCCACGACCTGATAGGTTGGTCAATCGCTTGAAGAACATCACCCTGGATGATGCCCCTCGCCTAGTGGTTCTTCGTCAGCCAAGGGGACCAGATAACTCAGTGGGATTTGGTGCCGAAAGAAAGATCCATCAAGCTGGTGTCATTGACTAACCACATCCACAAAGCACATCATTAATCCACTATGATCAAGTTGGGGGGATTCTGGTGAAGGGTTCTGAATATCTCCCTCTTCATCCCTCCCAAAATCTGGAATACTTATTCTATTGAGCTATTACACCAGTTTTAACACCTTCCTCgtgttatgtttaaaaaaataaataaatttaagaaaaccattttaaaattatgcacAGTTGCAGCCTGGAAAACTTAAGGTGGCGCCTTGTAGTATCAATTTTAGGAGCTTTATTTGGTGCATTTAAGGTAACTGGTAATTGCAAAATCCACTTTGCCTGTGTAAGTGAAAAATATAGACTGTTACCTTGTTGGCCCTATGAAATTCTGCACTTGATACTTAGTATATACTCTACCTTCATTACTTCTGGCAAGATGTTCTGCCTTAGCATTCAGTtgcattctttctccttttcttttctgttcattaTGCTTTAATTCTGAGGACCATATGATggtagaatatattaaaaattacaaaaatttgtATAGGTAAACCAATTCTTTAAGTTGATGGCCAAATGTTATTTTTCATATCATTTATAATCTTCTCACAGTCTATTTAATGAAGTTTGGTTAGATTTCAGTGAAAATTATCTTCCAGGGTagtttcccccccaccccgggatgGGGGGAGGTAACTTGATCACAATTAGTATATATGGTGCAGAATTTCATGCAAATGAGGTGTGTCAGCAGTGTGATAATTTAAACgtatttaaacaaaaacaagaggATGAATGCACAAACTTGCTGCTGCTTAGATCACTGCAGCTTCTAGGACCCAGTTTCTTTTActgatttcaaaacaaaacaaacaaaaaataataaaaaagctgtgcctgaaaaaaaaaaaaaaaaaaagagataggaaCTACTAACAAAACATATATGtcctataatatgtatttgtgtgcAGTTTAAACAGGATTATTGTACAAAGCTGGTTTTTAGTCTAATTTTTTCCGTTAAcgatttttctttaacatcttttcatGCCATTATATATACTCCTGTGACAACATTTTTCATTACTATATTGTTTTCTGTTGGGTAAATgtgctataatttatttaaccaaaactTGACAATAGAAATTTAAGATGTTCCtactattttgttattataagcaACGTTGTGATAAACATCCTGGCAACTAAATTTTGACACAtatgattatttccttagaatacATTCCTAGAACTGCAATTGTTGAGTGGGAAAGTATGTAAAATATTAAGGGTTTGTAACATGTTGCCCAATTGTCCAGCTGCTCTCCTGCAGTGTTTGTGTATATTTCACTGAACCCTGCCTCATTCTCTGAAGTTCATATTCAGTAGGTGGAAAATTTTATCTCAGaaaaacagtttttcttttctttttttttttttgatttgttctttattgaagtacagttgatttacaatgttgtattaatttctgatatacagcaaagtgattcagttatacatatacatatacatatatatatacatacatatatatatacatacatatatatatacatacatatataggtatgtatatatactcgttttggggggatttttttggccgcatcgcgtggcatgtgggatcaggatcgaacctgtgcccccttcagtggaagcgtggagtcttaaccactggacctccaaggaagtccctatatattctttttttttaatataaatttatttattttatttttggctgcattgggtcttcgttgctgcgcgcaggctttctctagttgcggcgagcgggggctactctttgttacagtgcgcgggcttctcatcgcagtggctgctcttgttgcagagcacgggctgtaggcttgtgggctttggtagttgtggcacacgggctcagtagttgtggcttgcgggcttagttgctccgcagcatgtgggatcttcccggaccagggcttgacaCCGTGtccctcccctgcattggcaggcggattcttaaccactgtcccTCTAGGGAAGTCCTATATTCTTTcttattatggtttattacaggatattgaatatagttccctgtgttatgcagtaggaccttgctgtttatccattctgtatgtaatagtttgcatctctaatcccaaattcccaatccattcctcctccaccctcctcccccttggcaaccacaagtctgttctgtatgtctgtgagtctgtttcataaataagttcatttgtgtcatattttattttatttattttaaattattaattaattagtttttactTTTTGCCTTGCTGaatggcttacaggatcttatttccctgaccagggatcgaacccggcccTGCACACACGCACCCCCACACCCTGGCAGTGAAatcgccaagtcctaaccactgggactGCCGGGGAATTTcctgtgtcatgttttagattccacatataagtgatattatatgatatctgtctttctctttctgacttacttcacttagtatgataatctctaggtccatccatctagGTTgatacaaatggcattattccattctttttttatggctgggtagtattccattgtatatatatatatataccacatcttctttatccattcatctatcgatggacatttaggttgcttccgtgtcttggctattgtaaacagtgctgctgtgaacatcggggtgcatatatcttttcaagttatagTTTTGTCctgatacatgcccaggagtgggattgctggatcatatggcaactctatttttagttttttgaggaacctccatactgttttccatagtggctgcacgaatctacattcccactaacagtgtaggagggttcctttttctccacaccctctccagcatttgttatttgtagacttttttttttaagttgggttgACAGCGCAGGTCTTATTTGCGGCATATggggcgtgcaggatctttagttgcggcatgtgggatctagttccctgaccagggatcgaacccaggccccctgcactgggagcgccgagtcttagccactgggccaccagagaagtcccgttatttgtagactttaatgatggccattaaagtgaggtggtacctcattgtagttttgatttgcatcagaACAATTTTTCTTACGCTTCTTGACAACggcatttcttcttttataaatagTCCATTCATATCAATTTGCCCAATTTCCTGTTATGATGTATCTCTTTTCTTCGGTAATTTAtaagtgtattttatatattaggCATATAAGCCTCTTTTttacatattacaaaatattttccctAGGTTATTTGCTTTGCATTGTATTTTtagtggtttttaattttttttgagacttactaaagtattttattttgatgtaagCAAGGCTCtcgatcttttcttttttgaaaaaaaatttagggcttccctggtggtgcagtggttgagaatctgcctgccaatgcaggggacacgggttcgagccctggtctgggaagatcccacatgccgcggagcaactaggcccgtgagccacaactactgagcctgcgtgtctggaacctgtgctccgcaacaagagaggccgcgatagtgagaggcccgcgcaccgcggtgaagagtggcccccacttgccgcaactagagaaagcccttgcgcagaaacgaagacccaacacagccataaataaattaattaattaattttttttaaaaaaattatttatttatttatatatttggctgagccgggtcttagttgcagcacgtaggaccttttagttgcggcatgtgggatctagttccctgaccagggatcgaacccagaccccctgcattgggagtgcagagtcttaggcactggaccaccaaggaagtcccagaattttctctttaaaagatgAGAATTCCCTTGTCTGAGACTTTGAAAATTACAAGGAATTGACAGCTCAGCCTTTTGTGGAGTGGATATTATATGTTGTCAGGCACTGAGCTAGGTCTTATGGTTGCAGAAATGAAAACGATATGGCTCCATCATTCAAATCTCATAGACTAATGGAGTGTGTGTGCTTGCAGGGATTTTGAGGGCAACACCGTTTACTGAGCAATTTAAGTATTCTATTCCGCTCTGAAATGTCACCTTTgacaaacattaaaatatatacttgggcttccctggtggcgcagcggtgaagaatccgcctgccaatgcaggggacacgggttcgagccctggtccgggaagatcccacatgccgcggagcaactaagcccgtgcgccacaactactgagcctgtgctctagagcccgtgagcctcaGCTGCTGAAGctggcacgcctagagcccatggtccgcaacaagagaggccactgcaatcagaagcccacgcaccgcaacgaagagtagcccccgctcaccgcaactaaagaaagcccgcgcgcagcaagaaagacccaactcagccaaaaataaataaataaatttatttaaaaatatatatatatacttaagtcTGTTTCTGGACTTGCTGTTCAGCTGAATTGATATCTATGATTATCCCAGTGTCAATTCCACattctatattattattattatttttttttttttttttaaattttatagctacttttatttttatttatttatttatttttggctgtgctgggtcttc
It contains:
- the LOC137770498 gene encoding cold shock domain-containing protein E1: MIAIMDEGDMKGEVYPFGIVGMANKGDCLQKGESIKFQLCVLGQNAQTMAYNITPLRRATVECVKDQFGFINYEVGDSKKLFFHVKEVQDGIELQAREEVEFSVIFNQHTGKCSACNVWRVCKGPKAVAAPRPDRLVNRLKNITLDDAPRLVVLRQPRGPDNSVGFGAERKIHQAGVID